Proteins from one Telopea speciosissima isolate NSW1024214 ecotype Mountain lineage chromosome 1, Tspe_v1, whole genome shotgun sequence genomic window:
- the LOC122649200 gene encoding uncharacterized protein LOC122649200, giving the protein MELGNTSILVIFLTVLSLLQPLNSKTIDVDEAAVWTNPSVHIGDSLSFKYENGYNLYIFHDRKAFSLCNFTQATLLRKPNSTSFMWSPNRSGFFYFSYNFNNGSLKACNEGKKLAIKVIPPPATDKWALSPELSPEAAPSPISGGIVPSTPAFRWPFHRHQHQGSSPSPAPSVIPPPKIPSIVPDTGGGIPFINSNPAMPLPTGKPDSTTDHPLAMSGHGGGKVHVVWLLAVQITLWCLIWVTL; this is encoded by the exons ATGGAGTTGGGCAACACTTCCATTCTCGTCATCTTCCTCACTGTGCTCAGTTTACTCCAACCTTTGAATTCCAAAACTATAGATGTGGATGAAGCTGCAGTATGGACAAACCCAAGTGTTCATATAGGCGACTCTCTGT CTTTCAAATACGAAAATGGCTACAACCTCTATATTTTTCACGACAGAAAAGCTTTCAGTCTCTGCAATTTCACTCAAGCCACGCTTCTCCGCAAACCCAACTCCACCTCTTTCATG TGGAGCCCAAATCGGTCTGGTTTTTTCTACTTCTCTTACAACTTCAACAATGGCTCTCTCAAGGCCTGTAACGAAGGAAAGAAACTAGCCATCAAGGTTATTCCACCACCGGCAACGGACAAATGGGCTTTATCGCCGGAACTTTCACCAGAAGCTGCACCATCTCCGATCTCCGGTGGAATTGTCCCTTCCACTCCGGCTTTCCGGTGGCCGTTTCATCGTCATCAACATCAAGGAAGTTCACCTAGTCCGGCACCAAGCGTAATCCCTCCGCCCAAGATTCCGTCCATAGTGCCGGACACGGGTGGCGGCATTCCCTTCATTAACAGTAATCCGGCGATGCCTCTCCCTACTGGTAAACCGGACTCTACAACAGATCACCCGCTGGCCATGTCTGGTCATGGAGGAGGAAA